The Acidimicrobiia bacterium genome window below encodes:
- a CDS encoding amidase — MDSELSTLDATAQAELVRNGDLTPLELVDAAINRIEKVNGELNAVIHPLFDKARATANTVVADGPFRGVPIVIKDLDGSSAGDPLHMGNRLLKRVGYVADHDSYLFTKLRDAGFIVVGKTNTPEFGLMPTTEPVAYGPTRNPWSTGHGTGGSSGGTAAAVASGMVPLGHAGDGGGSIRIPSSACGLFGLKPTRGRMSLGPEIGEAWAGLVQRHVLTRTVRDSAAVLDVLGGPMPGDPYFAPPPTRAFGEEVGADPGHLRIGLRTSAPGAMAETDPACVAAAEDAARLLESLGHHVEASSPAALDEVELLGLFFVVLTTHVVWDIRQLEAMTGQTVGPDDVEPLTWMYYEQGLPGTAIQYLEAVNGTHAWSRRIANWWTSAENGGHGFDLLLTPTMAEPPPEIGDVVGTKEDPERGMLRATAFATYAAPFNVTGQPAMSVPLGTDSTHGLPIGVHLVAPYAREDMLLRVAAQLETARPWAGRRPHVHA; from the coding sequence ATGGACTCTGAGCTCTCCACCCTCGACGCCACGGCGCAAGCGGAGCTCGTGCGCAACGGCGATCTCACACCGCTCGAGCTCGTCGACGCAGCCATCAACCGCATCGAGAAGGTGAACGGCGAGCTCAACGCGGTCATCCATCCGCTCTTCGACAAGGCGCGCGCCACTGCCAACACGGTCGTGGCCGACGGACCATTCCGCGGCGTTCCGATCGTCATCAAGGATCTCGACGGATCGTCGGCGGGCGACCCGCTGCACATGGGGAACCGGCTCCTGAAGCGTGTCGGATACGTCGCTGACCACGACTCCTACCTGTTCACCAAGCTGCGGGACGCGGGCTTCATCGTCGTCGGCAAGACGAACACGCCCGAGTTCGGGCTCATGCCCACGACCGAACCCGTGGCGTACGGGCCGACGCGCAATCCCTGGAGCACCGGGCACGGCACCGGCGGCTCGAGCGGTGGGACTGCGGCCGCGGTCGCGTCCGGGATGGTGCCGCTCGGCCACGCGGGCGACGGCGGGGGATCGATCCGCATCCCCTCGAGCGCGTGCGGCCTCTTCGGGTTGAAGCCGACGCGCGGACGCATGTCGCTCGGCCCGGAGATCGGCGAAGCCTGGGCCGGACTCGTGCAGCGCCACGTACTGACGCGCACGGTGCGCGACAGCGCGGCCGTGCTCGACGTGCTCGGCGGACCGATGCCGGGCGATCCGTACTTCGCGCCTCCCCCGACGCGCGCGTTCGGCGAAGAGGTCGGCGCCGATCCCGGCCACCTGCGCATCGGACTGCGCACGAGTGCGCCGGGAGCGATGGCCGAGACCGACCCCGCGTGCGTCGCCGCGGCCGAAGACGCGGCACGTCTGCTCGAGTCGCTCGGGCACCACGTCGAAGCGTCGTCACCCGCCGCGCTCGACGAGGTCGAGCTCCTGGGCTTGTTCTTCGTCGTCCTCACCACGCACGTCGTGTGGGACATCCGCCAGCTCGAGGCGATGACCGGCCAGACCGTGGGGCCCGACGATGTCGAGCCGCTCACATGGATGTACTACGAGCAAGGGCTGCCGGGCACCGCGATCCAGTACCTCGAAGCCGTCAACGGTACCCATGCGTGGTCGCGACGGATCGCCAACTGGTGGACGAGCGCCGAGAACGGCGGCCACGGCTTCGATCTCTTGCTCACGCCGACGATGGCCGAGCCGCCGCCGGAGATCGGCGACGTGGTGGGAACCAAGGAAGACCCCGAGCGGGGCATGCTCCGCGCCACCGCGTTCGCCACGTACGCGGCACCGTTCAACGTCACCGGCCAGCCCGCGATGTCGGTCCCGCTCGGTACGGATTCCACCCACGGGCTGCCGATCGGCGTGCACCTCGTTGCGCCGTACGCTCGCGAAGACATGCTGCTGCGGGTCGCCGCGCAGCTCGAGACCGCCCGCCCGTGGGCCGGCCGTCGCCCACACGTTCACGCCTGA
- a CDS encoding alanine racemase, whose product MDVDALSTPALVVDVDALEHNLASMATALPGSRCRPHIKAHKTTALAHRQRATGHVGFTCATTRELIGLARAGLGDDLLLANEVVDPDHLTTLAALDARVTVAVDSDTTIEAAAHAGVRECLVDVNVGLPRCGCHPDDAGRIADLARANGIEVRGVMGYEGHVVGVVDRAEREQQTADCMGQLARAHLAVGGELVSAGGTGTYDCNRFATEIQAGSYALMDTTYSQLDVPFRLALFLLATVVSVNEREEYAVIDCGLKSLGMDHGNPTIEDATVWFCSDEHTTFSTDDGLPLPDVGQRVRVWPAHVDPTVAYHARMHVMESDRVVDTWEIDLRGW is encoded by the coding sequence ATGGATGTTGACGCGCTATCTACGCCGGCGTTGGTAGTCGACGTCGACGCGCTCGAGCACAACCTCGCCTCGATGGCAACGGCGCTGCCGGGCTCGCGGTGCCGACCTCACATCAAGGCGCACAAGACCACCGCACTCGCCCACCGCCAGCGCGCAACGGGCCACGTCGGCTTCACGTGTGCAACGACACGAGAGCTGATCGGGCTTGCGCGCGCCGGCCTCGGCGACGATCTCCTGCTCGCCAACGAGGTCGTTGACCCCGACCACCTCACAACTCTCGCCGCACTCGACGCGCGTGTCACGGTTGCGGTCGATTCCGACACCACCATCGAGGCCGCGGCACACGCGGGTGTGCGTGAGTGCCTCGTCGACGTGAACGTCGGCCTTCCGCGGTGTGGCTGTCACCCCGACGACGCCGGACGGATCGCCGATCTCGCTCGCGCCAACGGGATCGAGGTGCGCGGCGTCATGGGGTATGAGGGCCACGTGGTCGGCGTCGTCGACCGCGCCGAGCGCGAGCAACAGACCGCCGACTGCATGGGTCAGCTCGCGCGTGCACACCTCGCCGTCGGCGGCGAGCTCGTGTCGGCCGGGGGGACCGGCACGTACGACTGCAACCGATTCGCTACGGAGATCCAGGCCGGTTCGTACGCCCTCATGGACACCACATACAGCCAGCTCGACGTCCCGTTCCGGCTCGCGCTCTTCTTGCTCGCGACGGTTGTCTCGGTCAACGAGCGTGAGGAATACGCAGTGATCGATTGCGGGCTCAAGTCGCTCGGCATGGACCACGGCAACCCCACGATCGAGGACGCCACCGTATGGTTCTGCTCCGACGAGCACACGACGTTCTCGACCGACGACGGCTTGCCCCTGCCCGACGTCGGCCAACGCGTCCGCGTGTGGCCCGCGCACGTGGATCCAACCGTCGCGTACCACGCACGCATGCACGTGATGGAGTCGGATCGCGTGGTCGACACCTGGGAGATCGATCTCCGCGGCTGGTGA
- the ligD gene encoding non-homologous end-joining DNA ligase has translation MSNPLPLPMLAVASDDLPHDGESWAYEMKWDGYRAIVEVAEGRLRIASRRGNDVTARYQELDGLPAAVGVDAILDGELVVLDEQGLASFQAIQQHQAPAVFVCFDVLRLDGRDVTTLPWQDRRALVERLGLSGERWQTSPATIGDGPRARAAAEELAFEGVVCKRLDAPYVPGRRSPAWRKVKITKGQELVIGGWLPGSGRLADTLGSVLVGYHDGVGGPLRYAGRVGSGFKDHDRDAMSAALRSRATSPFDPPPRIKDAVWVEPDCVAQVKFTEWTSDGVLRQPVFLGLRDDKDPNDVVRER, from the coding sequence GTGAGCAACCCTCTCCCGCTGCCGATGCTCGCCGTGGCCAGCGACGACCTCCCCCACGACGGCGAGAGCTGGGCCTACGAGATGAAGTGGGACGGCTACCGCGCGATCGTCGAGGTCGCCGAAGGACGGTTACGCATCGCGTCGCGCCGCGGCAATGACGTGACCGCTCGCTATCAAGAGCTCGATGGCCTGCCCGCAGCCGTCGGCGTGGATGCGATCCTCGATGGTGAGCTCGTCGTGCTCGACGAGCAGGGCCTCGCGAGCTTCCAGGCCATCCAGCAGCACCAGGCTCCGGCGGTATTCGTGTGCTTCGACGTGCTGCGCCTCGACGGCCGCGACGTGACGACGCTCCCCTGGCAGGACCGCCGCGCGCTGGTGGAGCGGTTGGGACTCTCGGGGGAGCGATGGCAGACCTCGCCGGCCACGATCGGCGACGGGCCGCGAGCACGCGCCGCGGCCGAGGAGCTCGCCTTCGAGGGCGTGGTGTGCAAGCGGTTGGACGCCCCGTACGTTCCCGGCCGGCGTTCGCCGGCGTGGCGCAAGGTGAAGATCACCAAAGGACAGGAGCTCGTCATCGGGGGCTGGCTGCCGGGCTCTGGTCGGCTCGCCGACACCCTCGGGTCGGTGCTGGTCGGGTACCACGACGGGGTGGGCGGGCCGCTGCGGTACGCCGGTCGCGTCGGCTCGGGATTCAAGGACCACGATCGCGACGCGATGAGCGCGGCGCTGCGTTCGCGCGCCACCAGTCCTTTCGACCCGCCACCCAGGATCAAGGACGCGGTGTGGGTCGAGCCCGACTGCGTTGCCCAGGTGAAGTTCACCGAATGGACGTCCGACGGCGTCCTCAGGCAGCCGGTGTTCCTCGGCCTGCGGGACGACAAGGATCCCAACGACGTCGTCCGGGAACGTTGA
- a CDS encoding fatty acid--CoA ligase family protein, giving the protein MAGQSGAPLVAVHLPRPEAARAVTAAWDRGDAVLVLDPAAPPAVVTSLMARLRPTHLATAEGLRALPAGAEAAAGSAAVVVTSGTTGDPKGAELSVAGLEAIGGAFAATLGVEPGDRALVCLPLHHVAGLAILARARVSRMPVTVHPSFDLAAVSSAPRTEGVTVVSLVPTMLRRLLDVGAPLHEFRRVILGGAPTPPDLRARAEAEGAPIVDAYGLSETWGGVVLDGTPVPGAEVRIEDGEIQIRGEMVMRGYRLAPHATAAAFTSEGWFRTGDIGTLDDGRVRVIDRVRDIVISGGVNVSPTAVEAVLSTHPDVTDVCVTGTPDREWGERVVAFVVPRDDAHPTLDQLRAHAGDRLSTVQLPKQVVLVDAIPRTPGGKALRRELRVPE; this is encoded by the coding sequence ATGGCCGGCCAGTCGGGGGCACCCCTCGTCGCGGTCCACCTCCCCCGCCCCGAGGCGGCCCGGGCCGTCACCGCGGCGTGGGACCGGGGAGACGCGGTGCTCGTGCTGGACCCGGCCGCGCCGCCGGCGGTCGTGACTTCCTTGATGGCCCGGCTCCGACCCACGCATCTCGCCACCGCGGAGGGGTTGCGAGCACTGCCAGCGGGCGCGGAGGCGGCCGCCGGGAGCGCAGCTGTCGTCGTCACGTCGGGCACGACCGGAGACCCCAAGGGGGCCGAGCTCAGCGTGGCCGGCCTCGAAGCGATCGGCGGCGCGTTCGCGGCCACGCTCGGTGTGGAGCCCGGCGATCGCGCCCTCGTGTGCCTGCCGCTGCACCACGTCGCCGGACTCGCGATCCTCGCTCGAGCACGCGTCAGCAGGATGCCGGTGACGGTGCATCCCTCGTTCGACCTCGCGGCCGTGTCGTCCGCGCCGCGCACGGAGGGTGTCACGGTCGTGTCGCTCGTGCCGACGATGCTGCGGCGATTGCTCGATGTGGGAGCACCCTTGCACGAGTTTCGACGCGTGATCCTTGGCGGTGCCCCCACACCACCCGATCTGCGTGCACGCGCAGAAGCTGAAGGTGCACCGATCGTGGACGCGTACGGTCTGAGCGAGACGTGGGGTGGCGTGGTTCTCGACGGCACACCGGTGCCCGGTGCCGAGGTGCGCATCGAGGACGGAGAGATCCAGATCCGCGGCGAGATGGTCATGCGCGGCTATCGGCTTGCGCCGCACGCCACGGCCGCCGCCTTCACCTCCGAGGGTTGGTTCCGCACGGGTGACATCGGAACGCTCGACGACGGTCGGGTGCGCGTGATCGACCGGGTTCGCGACATCGTGATCTCCGGCGGCGTCAACGTCAGCCCCACCGCGGTCGAAGCGGTGCTCTCGACTCACCCTGATGTCACCGACGTGTGCGTCACCGGTACACCGGATCGCGAATGGGGCGAGCGGGTCGTTGCTTTCGTGGTGCCCCGTGACGACGCCCACCCGACGCTCGACCAGCTCCGCGCGCACGCCGGCGACCGTCTCAGCACCGTGCAGCTGCCGAAGCAGGTGGTGCTCGTGGACGCCATCCCGCGAACCCCGGGGGGCAAGGCCTTGCGCCGCGAGCTGCGGGTGCCCGAGTGA
- the menB gene encoding 1,4-dihydroxy-2-naphthoyl-CoA synthase, whose amino-acid sequence MADRPPVALDADGRPRAIRPGAEWKPSDVEYADIRYETTAAEGGLIAKITICRPEVRNAFRPGTLFELQAAFELARNDPEVGVVILTGEGPEAFCSGGDQRVRGDDGYVGDDGIGRLNVLDLQVQIRRLPKPVVAMVAGYAIGGGHVLHVVCDLTVAADNARFGQTGPKVGSFDGGYGSGLLARMVGQKKAREIWFLCDEYSADEAERMGLVNTVVPLEELEIATVEWCRRMLAHSPLALRMLKASMNATDDGLAGLQQLAGDATLLYYMSEEAQEGKRAYLEKRRPEFERFPRRP is encoded by the coding sequence ATGGCCGACCGACCCCCCGTGGCCCTCGATGCCGACGGCCGCCCCCGCGCCATCCGCCCCGGAGCGGAGTGGAAGCCGAGCGACGTCGAGTACGCCGACATCCGCTACGAGACCACCGCGGCCGAGGGTGGCCTGATCGCCAAGATCACGATCTGTCGGCCCGAGGTGCGCAACGCGTTCCGCCCGGGAACGCTTTTCGAGCTCCAGGCCGCGTTCGAGCTGGCGCGCAACGACCCGGAAGTCGGCGTCGTGATCCTCACCGGCGAGGGCCCCGAGGCGTTCTGCTCGGGCGGCGACCAACGCGTCCGCGGTGACGACGGCTACGTGGGCGACGACGGCATCGGCCGCCTCAACGTGCTCGACCTCCAGGTGCAGATCCGCCGCCTCCCGAAGCCGGTGGTGGCCATGGTCGCGGGCTATGCGATCGGTGGCGGTCACGTGCTGCACGTGGTCTGCGACCTCACGGTTGCGGCCGACAACGCGCGCTTCGGCCAGACGGGCCCGAAGGTCGGCTCGTTCGACGGCGGCTACGGGTCCGGACTGCTCGCGCGCATGGTCGGGCAGAAGAAGGCTCGCGAGATCTGGTTCCTCTGCGACGAGTACAGCGCCGACGAGGCGGAGCGCATGGGGCTCGTGAACACCGTCGTTCCCCTCGAAGAGCTGGAGATCGCCACCGTCGAGTGGTGCCGGCGGATGCTCGCGCACAGTCCGCTCGCGCTCCGGATGCTCAAGGCGTCGATGAACGCCACCGACGACGGCCTCGCCGGGCTCCAGCAGCTCGCGGGCGACGCCACCCTCCTGTACTACATGAGTGAGGAGGCGCAGGAGGGCAAGCGCGCGTACCTCGAGAAGCGGCGGCCGGAGTTCGAACGCTTCCCGAGGCGTCCGTAA
- a CDS encoding 1,4-dihydroxy-2-naphthoate polyprenyltransferase, translating into MGAKQWVMGARPRTLGAAFAPVVVGTAVAHAVAGDAAWERALLALVVSLALQVGVNFANDYSDGVRGTDKDRAGPLRLTASGLASPNAVRTAALLAFAVAAVAGLALALIVTLWLVLVGAVAIAAAALYTGGPKPLGYLGFGEVMVLVFFGFVATAGSTFVQLERVPEPAWWASLTVGLLACAILLTNNIRDVEGDASVGKRTLAVRLGAPRARQLYVGCVVVALLAVAPIAADRPEALVAYAALPLAVTPIRLVLRAVSPRELVMALVGTARLQLVTALLLGLGLWLS; encoded by the coding sequence GTGGGAGCGAAGCAATGGGTGATGGGTGCGCGGCCGCGCACGCTCGGCGCTGCGTTCGCCCCGGTCGTCGTGGGGACCGCGGTCGCACATGCGGTCGCCGGTGACGCGGCATGGGAGCGAGCGCTGCTTGCGCTCGTGGTGTCGCTGGCGCTCCAGGTCGGTGTGAACTTCGCCAACGACTACTCGGACGGCGTCCGCGGAACCGACAAGGACCGAGCGGGGCCGTTGCGTCTGACCGCGTCTGGTCTCGCATCGCCGAATGCCGTCCGCACCGCGGCGCTCTTGGCGTTCGCGGTCGCGGCTGTCGCCGGGCTGGCGCTGGCACTGATCGTGACGCTGTGGCTGGTGCTCGTCGGCGCGGTCGCGATCGCGGCCGCCGCCCTCTACACGGGTGGCCCGAAGCCTCTCGGCTACCTCGGCTTCGGTGAGGTCATGGTGCTGGTGTTCTTCGGGTTCGTCGCGACCGCCGGGTCGACCTTCGTGCAGCTCGAGCGCGTGCCGGAACCTGCGTGGTGGGCGTCCCTCACCGTTGGTCTCCTGGCGTGCGCCATCCTGCTGACGAACAACATCCGTGACGTCGAGGGCGACGCGAGCGTAGGTAAGCGCACGCTGGCAGTACGCCTCGGCGCGCCGCGAGCGCGGCAGCTCTACGTCGGCTGCGTGGTCGTGGCCTTGCTCGCGGTTGCGCCGATCGCCGCCGACCGCCCCGAAGCGCTGGTCGCGTACGCCGCGCTGCCGCTCGCCGTCACGCCCATCCGCCTCGTCCTGCGAGCGGTGTCGCCACGAGAGCTCGTGATGGCCCTCGTCGGCACCGCGCGGCTGCAGCTCGTCACCGCCCTCTTGCTCGGGTTGGGTTTGTGGCTGTCCTGA
- a CDS encoding enolase C-terminal domain-like protein — MAVLTEHRLRIGERAVTLLEGPAGWGECSPLDGYPCDPAAARRAAEEAALSGWPEPVRSEVPVNALVLGPGFDPDALTGYRTVKVKVCAPEDIDLVARVRDAVGAQVRLRVDANGAWDVDVATDLIARLAALDVELVEQPVGTIDELARLRRKVSVPIAADECVRSVEDARRLQALDAADAVVLKVQPLGGVRAALAVAEASGVPAIPTSMMETSVGLSAGLALAAALPELPYACGLATAAFLAGDVTTDPLVPERGVLGVRAVAPDPELLARYAVSSQETRA; from the coding sequence GTGGCTGTCCTGACCGAGCATCGCCTGCGGATCGGTGAACGCGCGGTGACCCTCCTGGAGGGACCGGCGGGCTGGGGCGAGTGCTCGCCCTTGGACGGGTATCCGTGCGATCCCGCCGCGGCGCGCCGCGCCGCCGAAGAGGCAGCACTCAGCGGTTGGCCGGAGCCGGTGCGGTCGGAAGTCCCGGTGAACGCGCTCGTGCTGGGTCCCGGGTTCGACCCGGATGCGTTGACCGGGTATCGAACCGTCAAGGTCAAGGTGTGCGCGCCGGAAGACATCGACCTCGTTGCGCGGGTCCGCGACGCCGTTGGTGCGCAGGTTCGCCTTCGAGTCGACGCCAACGGCGCCTGGGACGTCGACGTCGCCACCGATCTCATTGCTCGGCTCGCGGCGCTCGACGTGGAGCTCGTCGAGCAGCCGGTCGGGACGATCGACGAGCTCGCTCGGCTGCGGCGGAAAGTGAGTGTTCCGATCGCTGCCGACGAATGCGTTCGCTCCGTGGAGGATGCCCGCCGACTCCAGGCACTCGATGCGGCTGACGCCGTCGTGCTCAAGGTCCAGCCGCTCGGTGGCGTGCGTGCGGCGCTCGCTGTGGCCGAAGCGAGCGGAGTGCCCGCGATCCCCACGTCGATGATGGAGACGTCGGTCGGGCTCTCGGCCGGGCTCGCGCTCGCGGCTGCGTTGCCCGAGCTGCCCTACGCATGTGGCCTCGCCACGGCCGCGTTCCTCGCCGGTGATGTGACGACGGATCCCCTGGTGCCCGAGCGCGGCGTGCTCGGCGTGCGCGCCGTCGCGCCCGACCCGGAGCTGCTTGCGCGCTACGCGGTCTCGAGCCAGGAGACGAGGGCGTGA
- a CDS encoding alpha/beta fold hydrolase: MRLRLVHGFTQTIRSWEPMEARLPRDWDVQPLEVPDGLDFVATAETLGMRGGTSTWVGYSMGGRLSLRLALDRPDLVERLVLVSASPGIASPGEREARLAADERRVHDLERDGVEKFLEHWLSQRLFETLPREAAMINDRRRNTLHGLAHQLRALGQAAHEPMWDRLSSLEMPVLIVCGQWDRAYTEIAEKTGAAIGSNARVVTIDKAGHALHLERPDELAHALVSWLETA; the protein is encoded by the coding sequence ATGCGGTTGCGCCTGGTGCATGGCTTCACCCAGACGATTCGGTCGTGGGAACCCATGGAAGCGCGCTTGCCTCGCGACTGGGACGTGCAGCCACTCGAAGTCCCTGACGGGTTGGACTTCGTCGCGACAGCCGAGACGCTGGGCATGCGCGGCGGCACGTCGACGTGGGTCGGCTACTCGATGGGCGGGCGGTTGTCCCTGCGCCTCGCGCTCGACCGACCGGATCTCGTGGAACGGCTCGTCCTCGTCAGCGCGTCGCCCGGGATCGCGTCGCCCGGAGAGCGCGAGGCGCGCCTCGCCGCTGACGAGCGCCGAGTGCACGACCTCGAGCGGGATGGCGTCGAGAAGTTCCTCGAGCACTGGCTCTCGCAGCGCCTCTTCGAGACGCTGCCCCGCGAGGCCGCCATGATCAACGACCGCCGCCGGAACACGCTTCACGGCCTTGCGCACCAGCTGCGGGCGCTCGGTCAGGCGGCGCACGAACCGATGTGGGACCGGCTGAGCTCGCTCGAGATGCCGGTCCTGATCGTGTGCGGACAATGGGATCGCGCGTACACCGAGATCGCCGAGAAGACCGGCGCGGCGATCGGGTCCAACGCGCGCGTAGTCACGATCGACAAGGCCGGGCACGCGCTGCACCTCGAGCGACCCGACGAGCTGGCTCACGCCCTCGTCTCCTGGCTCGAGACCGCGTAG